One part of the Rutidosis leptorrhynchoides isolate AG116_Rl617_1_P2 chromosome 1, CSIRO_AGI_Rlap_v1, whole genome shotgun sequence genome encodes these proteins:
- the LOC139851915 gene encoding uncharacterized protein: MGRPRGSSRGNRLVNSIKIRVGSWNVGSLTSKSLELVDTLLKSKVDILCVQETRWRGQEAVIIDDYKWWFVGSSVARNGVGIFIGPPYKDYVVGVGRCSDRIMSVRLVIQEVTYMVISAYAPHVGLGEEEKGSFWVSLDEVVGSCPADHRLLIGGDLNGHIGSDSERYTGFHGGFWYGVRNEEGRSILNFVVAYDLVVANSFFRKTEAQLATFHSGGHSTQIDYLLLGKGDLRACRDCRVLTTWTSSTQHKLLVMDLVLQRLVTRSARPVQPRILWKNLNGEKAETFNASVLERVEAGVEIVTHGDADQMWNSLASTIRDVTKEALGVAVGTSRGHKSSRESWWISDEVQTKVALKQLRIAKARERRRRDIDNIKFINDETGQTIVKEDEIRKRWEWYFSSLFVGGGAGRQEDTRDWGIGHFLNNNFCRRISHEEVKSALRKMGRNKAVDQTRFL, translated from the exons ATGGGTAGGCCTAGAGGGTCTAGTAGAGGTAATAGGTTAGTTAACTCGATTAAGATTAGAGTAGGGAGTTGGAACGTAGGGTCCTTGACTAGCAAATCCCTTGAGCTTGTTGATACTTTACTTAAGAGTAAAGTGGACATATTGTGTGTCCAAGAGACCAGATGGAGGGGTCAAGAGGCGGTTATCATTGACGACTACAAGTGGTGGTTTGTGGGTTCTAGTGTAGCTAGAAACGGGGTAGGAATATTTATAGGACCCCCGTATAAGGATTATGTTGTGGGGGTGGGTAGGTGTAGTGATAGGATTATGTCAGTTAGGTTAGTTATCCAGGAGGTGACTTACATGGTCATTAGCGCTTATGCACCCCATGTTGGgttaggagaagaagaaaaaggaagttTTTGGGTTTCGTTAGATGAGGTTGTGGGGAGTTGCCCTGCTGATCATAGATTACTTATTGGGGGAGACCTTAATGGTCATATAGGATCGGATTCGGAAAGATATACGGGTTTCCATGGTGGTTTTTGGTACGGAGTTCGAAATGAAGAAGGACGCTCTATTCTCAATTTCGTTGTTGCCTATGACTTAGTTGTTGCAAACTCTTTCTTCAGGAAGACGGAAGCCCAACTAGCTACTTTCCACAGTGGGGGCCATAGTACCCAGATTGACTATTTGTTGCTTGGCAAAGGGGACCTTAGGGCTTGCAGAGACTGTAGAGTTCTGACTACCTGGACCTCTTCCACCCAACACAAACTATTGGTCATGGACCTGGTTCTGCAGAGGCTGGTTACTAGGAGCGCGAGACCCGTCCAACCTAGGATCTTATGGAAGAATTTGAATGGAGAGAAAGCTGAAACCTTTAATGCTTCGGTTTTGGAAAGAGTAGAGGCAGGAGTCGAAATTGTTACTCATGGTGACGCGGATCAGATGTGGAATAGTCTGGCATCCACTATTAGAGATGTAACCAAGGAAGCCTTAGGTGTGGCAGTAGGGACTTCTCGAGGACACAAATCTAGTAGAGAATCATGGTGGATTAGTGATGAGGTTCAAACCAAAGTCGCGCTTAAGCAAttgag GATTGCAAAAGCTAGAGAGCGTAGGAGGAGAGATatagataacatcaagtttatcaatGATGAAACCGGTCAAACCATAGTGAAGGAAGACGAAATCAGGAAAAGATGGGAATGGTATTTCTCATCTCTTTTCGTTGGTGGTGGAGCTGGGCGCCAAGAGGATACGCGGGACTGGGGTATAGGACATTTCCTGAACAACAATTTTTGTAGGAGGATCAGCCATGAAGAAGTAAAATCGGCACTACGAAAGATGGGTAGAAATAAAGCTGTGGACCAGACCAGATTCCTATAG
- the LOC139851916 gene encoding G-type lectin S-receptor-like serine/threonine-protein kinase At4g27290, which yields MDMYEGAKSCVRTPVENTEYFPIEVGLHQGSALSPFLFALILDELSRGIQENIPWSLIFADDIVLVADSKDELNRRLEQWREALEQSGLRISRQKTEYLRCDFNSVENEQNVGVNISIGDQILHPQDSFRYLGSVLHKLGRIDEDVTHRIKVYNDERLWMTLYVSTYTDVDMFLHVPTKAISLPWSREGDDFLQWVSTHGKLCLRTIVLTSCLEVLVRLLNVLLEFESKMLDFLVAFGLVNYTCTQNQHYRTQYHFELAFFQPDNSENRYLGIWYKQISVRTPVWVANRNHPLPGLSPVVLKIVDPGILGIFNNNTMIWSSNTTMTSPNATAKLHDIGNLVLMDEQEKMMWQSFDYPTDTLLSHMKLGKDYSRGIEWGLSSWRSSQDPAPGEFTLRIDLDGYPDDKLKQGALVKFRGEPWRNLQIDGYSKYDKNLTLIYSVVITEKEKSFMFLVENTSLISRLTLDSSGELQNWVWAEDSKNWIFSLKFPIDMCDTYNVCGAYGTCNVGPMQQTCACMDNKKFVPRNQKNWDQADWSGGCVRRTPLDCKNGSDDFIKYSNLKLPDTEGTWFNMSMTSEECKAKCLRNCTCMAYALPDYTLGGKGCVLWFNDLIDMRQYPTDGRDIFVRVASSELGKIALSTSKKKDGTPIKLISSVVVPGVLLIGFISIWLWYVRRKKNNEQSVEEVPLFSFSTIATATASFSTDNILGEGGFGVVYKGVLEDGLEIAIKRLCSTSNQGVNEFKNEVICISRLQHRNLVKLLGCCIKGDERLLIYEYMPNKSLDSFIFGENQKVHLDWPKRFNIIEGIARGLMYLHHDSRLRIIHRDLKAGNILLDHDMNPKISDFGLARSFGGNETQANTKRVVGTHGYMSPEYVNNGLFSIKSDVYSFGVLVLEIVSGKRNRGFNHPEHGNTLTGHAWSVYNEGRSIELIDPGLAESCHPDEVVRSVAIGLLCVQQNAADRPNMSSVVRMLDNEGALMTPKQPAFFSGSDLLVANHSSSSTNQAGSINGLTITHLEPR from the exons ATGGATATGTATGAAGGGGCGAAGTCCTGCGTTCGTACGCCTGTGGAAAACACGGAGTATTTCCCGATAGAAGTAGGCCTGCACCAGGGATCTGCCCTAAGCCCTTTCCTTTTCGCTTTGATTCTCGACGAGCTGTCTCGAGGAATACAAGAGAACATCCCCTGGAgtctgatttttgccgatgatattgtgctTGTAGCGGATTCCAAAGATGAGCTTAATAGAAGGCTAGAACAATGGAGGGAGGCCTTAGAACAAAGTGGTCTACGGAtcagtagacaaaagacggaatatcttaggTGTGATTTCAACAGTGTTGAAAATGAACAAAACGTTGGAGTGAATATCAGcattggggaccagatcttgcacCCACAAGATTCGTTTAGATATCTAGGTTCGGTCCTCCATAAATTGGGGAGGATAGACGAGGACGTGACccatcgtattaag GTTTACAATGATGAAC GTTTATGGATGACTTTGTATGTATCAACGTATACGGATGTAGATATGTTTTTGCAT GTCCCCACGAAAGCAATCTCTCTgccctggagtagagagggggatgactTTCTCCAATGGGTCTCGACTCATG GTAAATTGTGCTTGAGAACGATTGTGTTGACTTCATGCTTGGAAGTGCTCGTTAGATTGTTAAATGTATTGCTCGAATTCGAG TCTAAGATGCTTGACTTTTTGGTTGCTTTTGGTTTGGTGAA CTATACTTGCACACAAAATCAACACTACCGAACTCAATATCATTTTGAACTTGCGTTTTTTCAGCCAGATAACTCAGAGAACAGATATCTTGGTATTTGGTATAAGCAAATCTCAGTTAGAACACCAGTTTGGGTTGCCAACAGAAACCACCCGCTCCCCGGATTATCGCCGGTTGTATTAAAAATTGTGGATCCGGGAATTCTCGGCATTTTTAATAATAACACCATGATTTGGTCATCCAACACAACAATGACATCACCAAATGCGACAGCAAAGCTTCATGACATCGGAAATCTAGTGTTGATGGATGAACAAGAAAAGATGATGTGGCAGAGTTTTGATTATCCAACTGACACTCTTCTTTCTCACATGAAACTAGGGAAAGATTACTCGAGGGGCATCGAATGGGGTCTATCATCATGGAGAAGTAGTCAAGATCCAGCTCCAGGCGAATTCACGTTGCGCATTGACTTAGACGGTTATCCTGACGACAAACTAAAACAAGGTGCGCTAGTCAAATTTCGGGGTGAACCATGGAGAAACCTACAGATTGATGGGTATTCTAAATACGACAAAAACTTAACTCTGATATATAGTGTAGTTATAACTGAAAAGGAGAAGTCTTTTATGTTTTTGGTTGAAAACACTTCTCTCATATCGAGACTCACCTTGGATTCTTCTGGGGAGCTACAAAATTGGGTATGGGCAGAAGATAGTAAAAACTGGATATTTAGTTTAAAATTCCCGATAGATATGTGTGATACATATAACGTTTGTGGTGCTTATGGAACCTGCAATGTGGGTCCGATGCAACAGACTTGTGCTTGCATGGATAACAAAAAGTTTGTGCCAAGAAACCAAAAGAATTGGGACCAGGCTGATTGGTCGGGTGGTTGTGTCAGGCGAACACCGTTGGATTGCAAAAATGGATCAGATGACTTTATCAAGTACTCTAATTTAAAATTGCCAGACACAGAGGGTACATGGTTCAACATGAGCATGACTTCGGAGGAATGCAAAGCAAAATGCTTAAGGAATTGTACTTGTATGGCTTATGCATTACCCGACTACACTTTAGGAGGAAAGGGCTGTGTGCTTTGGTTCAATGATCTTATAGACATGCGTCAGTATCCTACTGATGGTCGAGATATTTTTGTAAGAGTGGCTTCATCTGAATTAGGTAAAA TTGCTTTATCAACTTCAAAAAAGAAAGATGGAACACCCATTAAACTGATCTCAAGTGTAGTTGTTCCCGGGGTTCTTCTCATAGGCTTCATCTCGATATGGTTGTGGTATGTACGGAGAAAAAAGAATAATGAGCAATCAGTGGAGGAAGTGCCATTGTTTAGCTTTAGTACAATAGCTACTGCAACTGCCAGTTTTTCAACCGATAATATTCTTGGAGAGGGTGGATTTGGAGTCGTTTATAAG GGCGTGCTAGAGGATGGGTTAGAGATTGCAATTAAGCGTCTATGCAGTACTTCCAACCAAGGAGTTAATGAGTTCAAGAACGAAGTAATTTGCATTTCGAGACTTCAACATCGTAATCTCGTGAAGCTTCTTGGTTGTTGCATAAAAGGAGATGAGAGACTATTAATCTATGAGTACATGCCGAATAAAAGTTTAGACTCATTCATTTTTGGTGAGAACCAAAAAGTGCATCTTGATTGGCCGAAACGTTTCAACATAATTGAAGGAATTGCTCGAGGGCTTATGTACCTGCATCATGATTCACGATTAAGAATCATTCATAGAGATCTTAAAGCTGGCAACATTCTACTAGATCACGATATGAACCCTAAGATATCAGATTTTGGCCTAGCTCGAAGTTTTGGAGGAAACGAGACACAAGCAAATACAAAGAGAGTTGTTGGCACACA TGGTTACATGTCGCCGGAGTATGTAAATAATGGTCTTTTCTCAATAAAGTCAGATGTATATAGCTTTGGCGTTTTAGTGTTGGAGATAGTGAGTGGGAAAAGAAATAGAGGATTCAACCACCCCGAGCATGGAAATACTCTTACTGGACAT GCATGGAGTGTATACAATGAAGGCAGATCGATAGAACTGATCGATCCAGGATTAGCAGAATCATGCCATCCAGATGAAGTTGTGAGATCAGTCGCGATCGGGTTGTTATGTGTTCAACAAAATGCAGCAGACAGACCAAACATGTCATCTGTGGTTCGAATGTTGGACAACGAGGGTGCATTAATGACACCTAAACAACCAGCATTTTTCAGTGGAAGTGATTTATTAGTAGCTAACCACTCTTCTTCAAGTACTAATCAAGCAGGTTCAATCAATGGTCTAACAATTACACACTTAGAACCTCGATAG